From the Sebastes fasciatus isolate fSebFas1 chromosome 3, fSebFas1.pri, whole genome shotgun sequence genome, one window contains:
- the LOC141764951 gene encoding ecto-ADP-ribosyltransferase 5-like isoform X3, translated as MKGTMLVFAALCLLLCWTLPAGSKKISFIINLPKANPSFQMSMVKDAVDDMYYDCKDKMMKRVEKEYFEKENTGTFANVWKRAKKCAKKGLNKKDKEDEALTKDHMRAICVYTSGSEPFYETFNAAVRTNRTVYGTSFPFHSLHFWLTSALQILNNNKDCHTTYRRSKAEFTGDVKQIIRFGFFASSSKETTLTHFGEKTCFKIKTCSGAYLKHYPNLEIREQEVLIPPYEMFKITEKIKDKSVEGLEDCEVVYILESAGVQSNVNCHAA; from the exons ATGAAGGGTACCATGCTGGTTTTTGCTGCACTGTGTTTGCTCCTCTGCTGGACGCTGCCTGCAGGCTCCAAGAAG ATCAGTTTTATCATCAATCTACCAAAGGCAAACCCCAGCTTCCAAATGAGCATGGTTAAAGATGCTGTTGATGACATGTACTATGATTGCAAagacaaaatgatgaaaaggGTCGAGAAAGAATACTTTGAAAAAGAGAACACTGGAACATTTGCGAATGTCTGGAAGAGAGCaaaaaaatgtgccaaaaagggactaaataaaaaagacaaagaggatGAGGCTCTAACTAAGGATCACATGCGAGCAATCTGTGTTTATACATCTGGTTCTGAACCATTTTATGAGACGTTCAATGCTGCAGTCCGGACCAACAGAACCGTCTATGGCACCTCCTTCCCATTTCACTCCTTACATTTCTGGTTGACATCCGCTTTGCAGATcctcaataataataaagactGTCACACTACTTACCGCAGATCCAAAGCTGAGTTTACTGGCGATGTCAAACAAATAATTCGGTTTGGTTTCTTTGCCTCCAGCTCTAAGGAAACAACACTGACCCACTTTGGTGAGAAGACCTGCTTTAAAATTAAAACCTGTTCTGGTGCTTACCTCAAACATTATCCAAACCTTGAAATTAGAGAGCAAGAGGTGCTCATCCCTCCCTATGAGATGTTCAAGATAACTGAGAAAATAAAGGATAAATCTGTAGAAGGTCTTGAGGACTGTGAGGTTGTGTATATCCTGGAAAGTGCAGGAGTTCAAAGCAATGTAAACTGCCATGCTGCATAA